The region TCGCGTCGCGGTACTCGCCGGGGACGCTCTTGAGCGCTTCGCGGCTCGTGATCACCACGAGGGGCAACAGCATGAAGCCGAGCACCAACATCGCGATGAGGAGGGACTGGTTGTTCCCGAAGCGGGGCACCAGGAAGGCGTAGCCGAACAGGCCGAAGACGACGCTCGGGGTGCTCCAGAGCCCGTTGGTCGTGATCTCGACGAGTCGCGTGAAGTTGCCCTGTTCGGCGTACTCGGTGAGGAAGACCGCCGCACCGACCCCGAGCGGGATGGCGAACAGCGACGCGCCGACGATGATCCACACGGTCCCCATGATCGCCGGGAGCACGCCGGGAACCTCGATGTAGATCCCCTGCGAGACGTTCATGATGAACGGGATGTCGAGGTTGAGTCCGGGGCCGACCTGCAGCCCGCGGGTGAGCGCCGGCCAGCCTTTCGAGAAGACGAAGACCACGAGCAACAGGAGAACGGCGATCATCGTGATCGCGTTCAGCCCGATCAGGAGGTACGCCCCGTTCTGCCGGCCGCGACTCCCGAAGCCGGCGTACGCCTTCGCGCCGGTCCAGGTGAGGAGCAGGCTCGAAAACGAGACCAGCACGGCGACGACGACGAGGGCGTTGAACGTCGCCGAGAAGTCACCGGGGGCCCACGACCACTCCGGACCGATAACCTCGAAGAGGAGGACGAGCCCGGTCGCGATGGCGACGCCGCCGGGGAGCACCGTCGAGCCGACGTCCTCGCGGGTGAACAGCGCGACCGCGGCCATCGCCCCGCCGAGGACGACGCCGGCGAGCAGCCAGCCGAAAGGTCCCAGTCCAAAGGTCTGGGAGGCGGTGAGACCGCCGACGACGACCCCGATCAGCCCGAAGCCGACCGCGACGCCGATACCCGACGTATCCCCCGGCATGGTGTCGACGGTGTCGGTCCGGGACGCTGCGCCCACCCCGAGCACCGCGACACCGACGACCGTCAGCCCGAGGCCGAAGAACTGGATCAGTTCGA is a window of Halococcus hamelinensis 100A6 DNA encoding:
- the pstA gene encoding phosphate ABC transporter permease PstA, whose protein sequence is MSDAYDRQLVSEDTTAFERFCGGIVGISFLLFVFGLTTLFQVASLDTQILGLELIQFFGLGLTVVGVAVLGVGAASRTDTVDTMPGDTSGIGVAVGFGLIGVVVGGLTASQTFGLGPFGWLLAGVVLGGAMAAVALFTREDVGSTVLPGGVAIATGLVLLFEVIGPEWSWAPGDFSATFNALVVVAVLVSFSSLLLTWTGAKAYAGFGSRGRQNGAYLLIGLNAITMIAVLLLLVVFVFSKGWPALTRGLQVGPGLNLDIPFIMNVSQGIYIEVPGVLPAIMGTVWIIVGASLFAIPLGVGAAVFLTEYAEQGNFTRLVEITTNGLWSTPSVVFGLFGYAFLVPRFGNNQSLLIAMLVLGFMLLPLVVITSREALKSVPGEYRDASAALGVSQWQTIRSVVLPAALPGVITGVILGIGRIAGETAPLILVLGGTPFPSTVPRVIEGFEFTAAPPFVSNDVLLQSTSALPYQIYASITAGVGTQDAQAFGWGTALVLLLVVLSFYLVGILARKYFSRKLRSD